Proteins from a single region of Hypomesus transpacificus isolate Combined female chromosome 9, fHypTra1, whole genome shotgun sequence:
- the tspan2a gene encoding tetraspanin-2a, with protein sequence MSKVQGGMKCVKYLLFIFNFIFWVSGLLVLAVGLWLMFDPDTTQLLTGDGAPDTFFLAVYILIGAGGLMTVVGFIGCFGAIRESQCLLGLFFACLLVIFGAEVVAGVFGFLNKEKIVEEVQKFYSDSITDETSPNATAIATVYHSVLNCCGGSTPNPSLCSDAGEDAKDCLTAITDFFNEKLYIIGYVGMCVAGVMALGMIFSMVLCCAIRNNREVI encoded by the exons ATGAGTAAAGTGCAAGGTGGAATGAAATGCGTGAAATATCTTCTGTTCATCTTCAACTTCATATTCTGG GTGTCTGGTCTGCTGGTGCTGGCGGTGGGCCTGTGGCTGATGTTCGACCCCGACACCACCCAGCTGCTGACAGGAGACGGTGCTCCAGACACCTTCTTCTTag CGGTCTACATTCTGATTGGGGCTGGTGGTCTCATGACGGTGGTGGGATTCATCGGCTGCTTCGGGGCCATAAGAGAGTCGCAGTGCCTTCTGGGATTG TTCTTTGCTTGTCTTCTTGTCATCTTCGGGGCTGAGGTTGTGGCTGGAGTGTTTGGGTTCTTAAACAAAGAAAAG ATAGTGGAGGAGGTCCAGAAGTTCTACAGCGACTCGATCACTGACGAGACCAGCCCAAATGCCACTGCCATAGCAACCGTTTACCACTCTGTG CTGAACTGCTGTGGAGGCTCCACCCCTAACCCTTCTCTCTGCAGTGATGCTGGGGAAGATGCCAAG GACTGTCTCACGGCAATAACAGACTTCTTCAATGAAAAGCTCTACATCATTGGATATGTGGGGATGTGTGTTGCAGGAGTAATG GCCCTTGGCATGATCTTCAGtatggtgctgtgctgtgctatcCGAAACAACCGGGAGGTCATctag